In the genome of bacterium, the window TCAAGGTCGCATCGGAGTTCATTGTATTGATGATACCAAGTTTATGTTTTTTAGCGAGTTCAAAATCGAATTGGTCGTGTGCTGGTGTTACTTTCAAGGCACCCGTGCCGAATTCAGGGTCAACATACTCGTCTGCGATGATCGGGATCTCACGGTCCATGATGGGAAGAAGCGCGGTTTTACCAACCAAGTGCCGATACCGTTCGTCATTGGGATTGACGCAGACCGCCGTGTCGCCCAGCATTGTTTCCGGCCTCGTGGTTGCAACGGTAATGAATTCATCGCCGTTCTTTAATGGGTATTTTATGTAATAAAGCTTATCCATGGTATCCACGGTCTCGACCTGCTCGTTTGAGATCGCGGTCAAGCACCGCGGGCACCAGTTTATAATTTTCTCCCCCCGATATATCAATCCCTTGTTGTAAAGGTCGACGAATACCTTGATAACGCTGCGCGAGTACTCTTCCGACAGGGTGAACCTTTCGCGCGTCCAATCCAGGCCGCACCCTATGGTCCTTAGCTGTTCACGGATGATCCGGGCGTAATCCTCTTTCCATTTCCAAACCTCGGCGATGAATTTTTCCCGGCCCAGGGATTCTTTTTTTACCCCTTTTTCCAGGAGCCTTTCTTCAACAACTACCTGGGTCGCGATCCCGGCGTGGTCCATGCCTGGCAGCCACAAGACCTCAAAACCGCACAGTTTCTTGTAACGGATCAGAATGTCCTGGATCGTGCTGTTCAACACGTGCCCGAGCGTGAGCTTGCCGGTTACGTTCGGCGGCGGGATCGATATCGTGTAAGTTTCTTTTTTAGAACTGGCGTCGGGCGTGAAGAGTTTTTCCTTCAGCCAGGTGTCAGACCATTTCTGCTCGATCCCTTTCGGGTCGTATTTGCTCGAAAAATCATCCATGCGTTAACTATATACAATTTTATACTAATGTCAATTGAATGGGGGGAGAGCAGTTTGACGAGCCTGAAAGCTCTACTTCAGTCGCCGCAACCTTCAGGATGCGAAATATCTTCAGATTTCGGTCAATTATTACGCAGCCTAAAGCCCCGCTTTGCAGGATCATGACCTGCGGCTACAGTTCCTGGAGTAGGGCGTTCACGCCCTTGATCATAATCCCCCTTCTTTCACCTTTGGTAAAAGGGGATAAAGTGGGGGATTTGTATTTCGAGTGATAAGTTAATAAATATTTTACGCTATTTTATGCCTAATTTTTTCAGTTTGTTTGTTATATCTTTCTCATCATTTTCCTTGTCCGAGCCGTACCACGCATCCGCCACTTTCCCGTCACGGTCGATCAGGTATGTCATGGGGCTCGCTCGCCTGCCTGCTTTTGTTTGGTATTGCTTGCATTGTATATCCTGAGCAGCGGGTGATGCGTCAATAACATTGGGATAAGTGATCGAATTTTCATTGAGAAATCGCTTGGCAATTTCATAATCGTCGTCATTGTCAATGCCGATTACAAGAAAATTTTTGTTTTTGAAACGGTTATATATGCGCTCAAGTATTTGCAACTCATCGACTGAACAACCAACACTCCAGAAATACAACAATACAACCTTTCCTTGATAATCTGATAGCTTTATCGAATTACCTTCGATCGATTGCAATTCAAAATCGGGTGCGATTGTGCCCGGTTTTAGAAGGTCATCTTCCCACGAAGGTTCAAAATATTGAGTCCAACCAGCAGGCGGCTTCCATTGATATAGAGAGTTGGCAATATTCGCGTTTATTAATACATTGGTCCATAATTCATTATAAATAAAAATATCATTAGCGCGAATAATTTGACAGATCTTTCTTGGTAACCGGTCGTTTCTCGATACCCAAAAGAATCTGCTCATGGTGTTTTTCTGGATACTCACTTCTATTACGTCGCAGAGTTCACCATTGACCATTTCAACGCCAACGCTCCGAACCCCATCTATAATTTCGTTGAATTTTTTATAACCTCCTTTAAACCAGCCAAGTTCGTAAACCGGTGAAAAATCTGCCCGGAGAAGTTGTACTTGATGAGATAGAGATCTCCCTTCCTCTTGGTATGCCGGTATCCGCATGTATTGTCCGGTTCCAAAAATATCAAGGTTTACGCTGTCAAAAGGTGTCTGTTTGCCTCCCCAGTAAATCCAAAAATATTTGCCATCACAGATAAGCGTACCGGTGACCTTATTATCCCTAATCGCTTCGATGCGCGCAAAATTTGGTTTTTTCAGCCATGCCCTGTAATATGCCTTATTTTGAATAGTCCCCTCGCGCCCACTCCAAACAATTCCTTCAAAATATATGGCATTGGCATTGTAAAAAGCGTCATTCAT includes:
- a CDS encoding TlpA disulfide reductase family protein, whose translation is MKKWHLVVIIVSLALNVAVIATFGYLWAADHVKKSPFSEKELEEMKKKYASIRVVLDVPEMDPQAISFAYFDYDPIPAAKERAKNYARIYNDFIKLRNTEEAKTEFRKVYIRYMWDDVFKDIDGNAVLMLTKGGATLTSNVADKKLWVVTKVRKINDELICWCIPVMPEIGKEITVTLSKTTAYDAGRDFDNALAEASRKTVTQYPIDPNFKDEPVARALFNKMNDAFYNANAIYFEGIVWSGREGTIQNKAYYRAWLKKPNFARIEAIRDNKVTGTLICDGKYFWIYWGGKQTPFDSVNLDIFGTGQYMRIPAYQEEGRSLSHQVQLLRADFSPVYELGWFKGGYKKFNEIIDGVRSVGVEMVNGELCDVIEVSIQKNTMSRFFWVSRNDRLPRKICQIIRANDIFIYNELWTNVLINANIANSLYQWKPPAGWTQYFEPSWEDDLLKPGTIAPDFELQSIEGNSIKLSDYQGKVVLLYFWSVGCSVDELQILERIYNRFKNKNFLVIGIDNDDDYEIAKRFLNENSITYPNVIDASPAAQDIQCKQYQTKAGRRASPMTYLIDRDGKVADAWYGSDKENDEKDITNKLKKLGIK
- a CDS encoding class I tRNA ligase family protein, yielding MDDFSSKYDPKGIEQKWSDTWLKEKLFTPDASSKKETYTISIPPPNVTGKLTLGHVLNSTIQDILIRYKKLCGFEVLWLPGMDHAGIATQVVVEERLLEKGVKKESLGREKFIAEVWKWKEDYARIIREQLRTIGCGLDWTRERFTLSEEYSRSVIKVFVDLYNKGLIYRGEKIINWCPRCLTAISNEQVETVDTMDKLYYIKYPLKNGDEFITVATTRPETMLGDTAVCVNPNDERYRHLVGKTALLPIMDREIPIIADEYVDPEFGTGALKVTPAHDQFDFELAKKHKLGIINTMNSDATLNENAGKLKGIDRVEARKKVLQMLLEISLLDKTENYKVPLTTCERCHTAVEPRVSKQWFVKMKPLAEPALKAVHDGVVKMYPKRWVNLYNHWLENVIDWVISRQL